From Draconibacterium halophilum, one genomic window encodes:
- the nrfD gene encoding NrfD/PsrC family molybdoenzyme membrane anchor subunit — MEKTKSPEESRKLLDKITFDLTRSIVKRDELTHFWYFLLIMFAAVGLWGWGIQIRDGLGVTGMRDYVSWGMYIANFVFFVAVSLIGFLISSTLHLLKISWSKPISRVAEQIAIAAVALSGLIIVMDMGRPDRFLNVFLHGRFASPIIWDVTVVTTYLTISVLLYYIPLIPDLALLRDRGSDDIPKWKMQVYKIMALGWKGNAEQYKLVYHAMRVLMILILPVGLSIHTVTSWLFAATLRSGWDTTIFGPYFVAGAFVAGSAAVVILMYAYRVRYRLSDYFEELHFDYMGKLLVFVCLVYLYFNINEFWVPAYKMKTAEGIHLRNLFIGSYAPMFWSAQILGLLLPIFLMLFRYFRKPVPLTIISVFVLIASWIKRYIIVIPTLEHPFLPIQNVPEHFKHYSPTSTEIMITIFSFMAALLIITVLAKMFPVITIWEYAEEKGIDKKFLAEPKK; from the coding sequence ATGGAAAAAACAAAATCGCCGGAAGAATCCCGGAAATTATTGGATAAAATAACTTTCGACCTCACCCGCTCGATTGTAAAACGGGATGAGCTCACGCATTTTTGGTATTTCTTACTAATCATGTTTGCCGCCGTTGGTTTGTGGGGTTGGGGAATACAAATTCGCGACGGGTTGGGGGTTACCGGTATGCGCGACTATGTTTCGTGGGGAATGTACATTGCCAACTTTGTATTTTTTGTAGCTGTTAGTTTGATCGGTTTTTTGATTAGCTCAACACTTCATCTGCTAAAAATCAGTTGGTCGAAACCCATTTCACGGGTAGCCGAACAGATTGCAATTGCAGCGGTAGCATTGTCGGGCCTTATTATTGTAATGGATATGGGGCGTCCCGACCGCTTTCTCAACGTATTTTTACACGGTCGTTTTGCCTCGCCAATTATTTGGGATGTTACCGTGGTTACTACCTATCTTACTATTTCGGTGTTGCTCTACTACATTCCGCTTATCCCCGACCTTGCTTTGTTGCGCGATCGAGGTAGCGACGACATTCCAAAATGGAAAATGCAGGTATATAAAATAATGGCACTAGGCTGGAAAGGAAATGCCGAACAATACAAACTGGTTTATCATGCCATGCGTGTTCTAATGATTCTAATCCTTCCGGTAGGTTTATCCATTCATACCGTTACATCGTGGCTATTTGCTGCCACCTTACGCTCGGGCTGGGATACCACTATTTTTGGTCCTTACTTTGTGGCAGGCGCTTTTGTCGCCGGTTCAGCTGCTGTAGTAATATTAATGTATGCATATAGGGTTCGTTACCGGTTAAGCGATTATTTCGAAGAACTTCACTTTGATTATATGGGGAAATTACTGGTTTTTGTTTGCCTGGTGTACCTGTATTTTAATATCAACGAATTTTGGGTACCGGCCTATAAAATGAAAACAGCAGAAGGAATTCACCTACGCAACCTGTTTATCGGAAGCTATGCTCCAATGTTTTGGTCGGCTCAAATACTGGGATTACTCCTCCCCATATTCCTGATGCTTTTCAGGTATTTTAGGAAACCGGTGCCTTTAACCATAATATCAGTATTTGTACTTATAGCCTCGTGGATAAAACGATATATAATTGTTATTCCAACCCTGGAGCATCCGTTTTTACCGATACAAAATGTACCCGAGCATTTCAAACACTATTCGCCAACAAGTACAGAGATCATGATCACCATTTTTTCATTTATGGCAGCTCTGCTCATAATTACTGTATTGGCAAAAATGTTTCCGGTAATAACTATTTGGGAATATGCCGAAGAAAAAGGCATCGACAAAAAATTTCTTGCTGAACCGAAAAAATAA
- a CDS encoding c-type cytochrome, whose protein sequence is MKIKLLFVAFVFLAQQGIAQEWTVPEDQKNIENPLEYNLENVSKGKDLYVLNCKSCHGDVGKNNGLPLVPPPPDFTSNVLQANTDGELFYKITHGRGGMPQFETTISEDDRWRLVNYIRNYSPDTEPVLIEEPPKNAKILASVNEAERRVEVFAEYQNKDSSYVVLAEKPISIGVEKAFGTLPIGEVLTNNEGRAEYIIPESLIGDEQGMVTLVIELGEGFITEDVVLDASKVGQPKPTPVLIKEEVLWSTNDNIQTWLLLSYLAAVGGAWATIGYVVFQIFKIKRAGKE, encoded by the coding sequence ATGAAGATCAAATTATTATTTGTAGCATTCGTTTTTCTTGCGCAGCAAGGAATCGCTCAGGAATGGACGGTTCCTGAAGATCAGAAGAATATTGAGAACCCGTTGGAATATAATCTGGAAAACGTATCGAAAGGGAAGGATCTTTACGTATTAAACTGTAAATCGTGTCATGGCGATGTTGGAAAAAACAATGGATTACCACTGGTTCCTCCCCCACCCGATTTTACAAGCAACGTATTGCAAGCCAATACCGATGGCGAATTATTTTATAAAATTACACACGGACGTGGTGGTATGCCGCAATTTGAAACTACCATTTCGGAAGACGATCGCTGGCGTTTGGTGAATTATATCCGCAACTACAGTCCTGATACCGAGCCGGTACTGATAGAAGAGCCACCTAAAAATGCCAAAATTCTGGCATCAGTTAACGAGGCAGAACGAAGAGTGGAAGTGTTTGCCGAGTATCAGAATAAGGATAGTAGTTATGTTGTTTTGGCTGAAAAACCAATTTCAATCGGTGTAGAAAAAGCATTTGGAACACTTCCTATTGGCGAGGTACTTACCAACAATGAAGGACGTGCAGAATATATAATTCCTGAAAGCCTGATCGGCGACGAGCAAGGAATGGTAACACTTGTGATTGAACTGGGCGAAGGGTTTATTACTGAAGATGTTGTGCTTGACGCATCGAAAGTTGGACAACCCAAGCCTACACCGGTTCTTATTAAAGAAGAAGTGCTTTGGTCAACAAACGACAATATACAAACCTGGCTGTTACTGTCGTACCTGGCAGCGGTAGGTGGAGCATGGGCCACAATTGGCTATGTTGTATTTCAGATTTTTAAAATTAAACGTGCCGGCAAAGAGTAA
- the ccoS gene encoding cbb3-type cytochrome oxidase assembly protein CcoS — protein MNIFYLLIGVSLLVALIFLGAFIWSVRSGQYDDSETPSMRILFDDDDVESESETNEEKNNKK, from the coding sequence ATGAATATTTTTTATCTGCTGATAGGAGTTAGTTTACTGGTGGCACTCATTTTTTTGGGCGCTTTTATCTGGTCTGTACGATCGGGCCAGTACGACGATAGCGAAACTCCATCAATGCGAATACTTTTTGACGACGACGATGTGGAATCGGAATCTGAAACCAATGAAGAAAAGAACAATAAAAAATAA